Proteins encoded within one genomic window of Sebastes fasciatus isolate fSebFas1 chromosome 18, fSebFas1.pri, whole genome shotgun sequence:
- the LOC141756298 gene encoding cholesterol 24-hydroxylase-like: MSFSHGILSWTAVSLLCLIVILFLGYCLYIQYIHMKYDHIPGPPRDGFFFGHTPTFLKIMSNDGVIYEKFLQWSETHGSVCRINALHYVFFLVTCPEGTKEILMSTKYPKDKFVYKKLFNLFGQRFLGNGLVTAQDHEQWYKQRRMMDPAFSSLYLRGLMGTFNERAEKLTAKLADAADNQTEVTMLHLFNFITLDVIAKVAFGVDLNLLKGSPFPKAIETCLKGMIYYARDRFFEWNPKNWTFIKEVREACRLLRTTGAEWINNRKAAMQNGDDVPKDILTQIIKSAGKEKSVTKEDEELMLDNFVTFFIAGQETTANQLAFCVMELGRHPDILEKVKKEVDDVIGMKWEISYDDLGELIYLSQVLKESLRLYPPAPGTSRDILEDIVIDGIRIPGGTSCFFSSYTAGRMEKFFKDPLTFDPDRFHPDAPKPYYCYYPFALGPRSCLGQNFAQMEAKVIMAKLIQRFDFTLVPGQTFDLRDNGTLRPKSGVVCSVRHRNHKK; the protein is encoded by the exons ATGTCCTTTTCCCATGGGATTTTGAGCTGGActgctgtctctctgctctgtctgaTTGTCATATTGTTTCTCGGTTACTGCTTATACATCCAATACATTCATATGAAATATGACCACATACCTGGGCCACCGAGAGACGG TTTCTTCTTCGGACATACACCGACGTTTCTGAAGATAATGAGCAACGACGGAGTCATATACGAAAAGTTCCTGCAATG GTCGGAGACTCATGGGTCTGTTTGCAGGATAAATGCTTTGCATTACGTTTTTTTCCTTGTGACCTGTCCAGAGGGAACAAAG GAGATCCTGATGTCCACAAAGTATCCAAAAGATAAATTCGTCTACAAGAAACTCTTCAACCTGTTTGGTCAAAG GTTCCTAGGTAACGGCCTGGTAACGGCACAGGACCATGAGCAGTGGTATAAACAGCGCCGGATGATGGACCCTGCGTTCAGCAGCTT GTATTTGAGGGGTCTAATGGGCACCTTCAATGAGAGGGCAGAGAAACTGACGGCTAAACTTGCAGATGCTGCTGATAACCAAACGGAGGTCACGATGCTCCACCTATTCAACTTTATTACCCTTGATGTTATTGCTAAG GTTGCTTTTGGTGTGGATTTAAACCTGCTGAAAGGTTCACCTTTCCCTAAAGCCATCGAGACATGTCTGAAAGGGATGATCTACTATGCCAGAGACCGCTTTTTTGAG TGGAACCCGAAGAACTGGACATTCATTAAAGAAGTAAGGGAAGCTTGCCGCCTGCTGCGCACGACTGGAGCTGAATGGATTAATAACAGAAAGGCTGCCATGCAAAATGGCGATGACGTTCCCAAAGACATCCTCACACAGATCATCAAATCAGCTGGCAAAG AGAAAAGCGTGACGAAAGAAGACGAAGAGTTGATGTTGGAcaattttgtgacatttttcattGCGG GGCAAGAAACAACCGCTAATCAACTGGCTTTTTGCGTCATGGAACTTGGAAGACATCCCGATATACTGGAGAA AGTGAAGAAAGAGGTGGATGATGTCATTGGGATGAAATGGGAAATCAGTTATGACGATCTGGGGGAACTGATCTAcctctcacag gtGCTGAAAGAGAGTCTGAGGCTTTACCCGCCAGCTCCAGGCACATCTCGGGATATACTGGAAGACATTGTCATTGACGGTATCCGCATACCCGGAGGAACCTCATGTTTC TTCAGCAGCTATACAGCTGGGAGAATGGAGAAATTCTTCAAGGACCCGCTGACATTTGATCCAGACAGATTTCACCCAGATGCTCCCAA gcCTTATTACTGCTACTACCCCTTTGCCCTCGGCCCACGCTCATGCCTGGGACAAAACTTCGCTCAG ATGGAGGCCAAAGTGATCATGGCCAAGCTGATCCAGAGGTTCGACTTCACCCTTGTGCCGGGACAGACCTTTGACCTGCGAGACAATGGCACACTCAGGCCGAAGAGTGGAGTGGTGTGCTCTGTCAGACACAGGAATCACAAGAAATAA